One genomic window of Leptospira paudalimensis includes the following:
- a CDS encoding NADH-quinone oxidoreductase subunit N, translated as MSYTPSSNDLIAISPMLVLCGVALLSLVVQFLIPKEEEGKPLWILSVLGILTAMYALYHITNSPGYGKFFGSQISVSPLTVWLSAIYLIAGLITLLTAPPFLSQHKTLFPEFFPLLLFCLSGMMFLTSGYDLIVIFVGLEILSLALYVMIGMARTSVSSLESAMKYFLLGSFSSGFMLLGIAFLYGGSGTTNLDGALRGLFLKGYEANFSKLGLGLFLVGVSFKAALVPFHSWTPDVYEGAQTPITGFMASAGKASALGLVIIIFNHVPVGEIGDVWKVLMGSIALISMTWGNIVALKQENLKRMLAYSSISHAGYIVAGIACGASLEALYYLFSYSLLNLAAFAIISYLEQGKHEVTVNGISHLSGEHPLTALALSVIFLSFAGFPPLIGFWTKLFLLQKMAESDLLFNRILLFGAVANSCIAFYYYMKITIQSYMKQETGAVAGVRDLPTMPTLGFLVFLLCVFFTAGWLFFQPGALL; from the coding sequence ATGTCTTATACTCCTTCTTCGAATGATTTAATCGCAATTTCACCAATGCTCGTTCTTTGTGGAGTTGCTTTACTTTCTCTTGTTGTTCAGTTTTTGATTCCGAAAGAGGAAGAGGGGAAACCACTTTGGATCCTTTCTGTATTGGGAATCCTTACAGCAATGTATGCGCTTTATCACATTACAAACTCACCTGGATACGGGAAATTTTTTGGATCCCAAATATCAGTAAGCCCACTGACTGTTTGGCTCAGTGCGATTTATTTAATTGCAGGTCTCATCACACTTCTCACTGCTCCTCCTTTTTTATCACAACATAAAACATTATTCCCTGAGTTTTTTCCCTTACTGCTTTTCTGTTTGTCGGGAATGATGTTTCTCACTTCTGGCTATGATCTCATTGTGATTTTTGTTGGTTTGGAAATCCTTTCCCTTGCGTTGTATGTGATGATTGGTATGGCGAGGACTTCCGTGTCTTCTTTAGAAAGTGCGATGAAATACTTTTTATTAGGAAGTTTTAGTTCTGGTTTTATGTTACTTGGAATTGCCTTTTTGTATGGTGGTTCTGGGACAACGAACTTAGACGGTGCTTTACGAGGATTATTTTTAAAAGGATACGAAGCCAACTTTTCAAAGTTAGGTCTTGGTTTGTTTTTAGTTGGAGTTTCCTTCAAAGCTGCACTGGTTCCTTTTCATTCTTGGACACCCGATGTGTATGAAGGTGCTCAAACTCCGATCACTGGATTTATGGCAAGTGCGGGAAAGGCTTCCGCTCTTGGGCTTGTGATTATCATTTTCAATCATGTCCCTGTTGGTGAGATTGGGGATGTTTGGAAAGTGCTTATGGGTTCGATTGCGCTTATTTCCATGACTTGGGGAAATATTGTTGCTCTCAAACAAGAAAACTTGAAACGAATGTTAGCATACTCTTCCATTTCGCATGCAGGTTATATTGTCGCAGGGATCGCTTGTGGTGCTTCACTTGAAGCATTGTATTATCTTTTTTCTTATTCTTTACTGAACCTTGCTGCATTTGCAATTATTTCGTATTTGGAACAAGGGAAACATGAAGTAACAGTGAATGGTATCTCCCACTTAAGCGGAGAACATCCGTTAACTGCTCTTGCTCTCAGTGTGATCTTTTTATCCTTTGCAGGGTTTCCCCCTCTCATTGGATTTTGGACCAAACTATTCCTGTTACAAAAAATGGCAGAATCGGATCTGCTTTTCAATCGGATCCTTCTCTTTGGAGCTGTGGCTAACTCCTGTATCGCTTTTTATTATTATATGAAAATTACGATCCAATCCTACATGAAACAGGAAACTGGGGCAGTAGCGGGTGTAAGAGATTTACCGACGATGCCAACACTTGGTTTTTTGGTATTTTTGCTTTGTGTGTTTTTTACTGCAGGTTGGCTTTTTTTCCAACCAGGTGCCTTACTCTAA